A genomic window from Streptomyces sp. NBC_01429 includes:
- a CDS encoding GPW/gp25 family protein — MGEQFIGAGWAFPPRTDATGSIALVGGERALEESIRLILATSPGERPMRPEFGCAVNEYVFAPADAGTAGQLAYEVRLALDRWEPRIEVAEVTVRFDEADSGVLYIDIGYTVRGSNDPRNLVFPFYVIPQHEEDGA; from the coding sequence GTGGGTGAGCAGTTCATCGGCGCGGGCTGGGCCTTTCCGCCCCGCACGGACGCCACCGGATCGATCGCCCTCGTCGGCGGGGAACGCGCGCTGGAGGAGTCGATCCGGCTGATCCTGGCGACCTCGCCCGGCGAGCGGCCGATGCGGCCCGAGTTCGGCTGCGCCGTCAACGAGTACGTGTTCGCCCCGGCGGACGCGGGTACGGCGGGCCAACTCGCCTACGAGGTGCGGCTCGCGCTGGATCGGTGGGAGCCCCGGATCGAGGTGGCCGAGGTGACGGTCCGGTTCGACGAGGCGGACAGCGGGGTGCTCTACATCGACATCGGCTACACGGTTCGCGGCTCCAACGACCCCCGGAATCTCGTATTCCCGTTCTATGTGATCCCGCAGCACGAGGAGGACGGCGCGTGA
- a CDS encoding PAAR domain-containing protein gives MSAAARVGDPTGHPGTVGPQGVETVLIGGRPAAAVGTPHQCAVPPPAVHPPSAIAGPGSATVLIGGSPAARVGDRAGCGSPVVSGCPTVLIGG, from the coding sequence ATGTCGGCAGCCGCACGCGTCGGCGACCCCACCGGCCACCCGGGAACGGTCGGCCCGCAGGGCGTGGAGACAGTGCTCATCGGGGGCAGGCCCGCCGCCGCGGTCGGCACCCCGCACCAGTGCGCCGTCCCGCCCCCGGCCGTACACCCGCCGTCCGCGATCGCCGGCCCCGGCAGCGCCACGGTCCTCATCGGAGGCAGCCCGGCGGCCCGCGTCGGTGACCGGGCCGGCTGCGGCTCGCCCGTGGTGTCCGGCTGCCCGACCGTGCTGATCGGGGGGTGA